The window GTCGCTCTGAAGAAAAAATACAGCAGACATGCATGCGTATAGGCCTAACGCAATCGCCGGCTGCTTCCGGCGAGTGATAGAGCGAGCTCATGCTTTGCGTGCAAGGGGCAACTTTGTGTACGCCGCTAGGATTGATTTGCACCACACTTGACGCCGAAGCCTGCAACGCTGACGCTTTCGTGACAGCAAAGACGCATTCTTGCATGCAAGGAGATAGTCCAAACGTACGCGCGATCGAGTCAAACCATATCACAAGGAGATTAACGCCAGTTTAACGCCCCCGGATTTGCCGGCTTACCTACCCACCAAACCGGCACTATCCGGAACATTTTCAGAAACGCCCCTAAAATCCTCGAGCGATCTCTCACCCACCCCTCAGGTCTCGCACTATTACACCCAGCGCCTTTCCCGGCTCGCTCGGTCGGTCTCCCCTTTCACATTTTCCCTTCCCGTTCATTCCCCTCCGAATTattgcctcgcctcgcctcgccacccCCGTCTCTGACGGCCATGGCCCACCTCCAGCTCACGGCGGTCGCCGGCGGCCGCGACGACGACATGGAGGAGGTGGCGCTGCTGGGGTCCTACGGCGAGGCGGAGGGGCCGAGCTcgcggaagggggaggaggaggaggaggaggcgggcatGCGGCGGGCCCAGGTGCGGGTCACGGGCATGACGTGCTCCGCCTGCACGGGCGCCGTCGAGGCCGCCCTCTCCGCCCGCCGCGGCGTGCGCAGCGCAGCCGTGTCGCTGCTGCAGAACCGCGCCCACGTCGTGTTCGACCCCGCGCTCGCCAAGGTTTGGTTCCGTGTGATCCCTGCCCCTCCCGCTCCCTCCCTCGCCTCCGCGCGCGCTGGAGATTTGGCCTGGGATCGCGCACCTGCGGTGAATTCCAGTGCGGTGGCTTCGAGTTTGTAGGATTATATACCGCTCTTGTTGGTAATCAGCAGCGGAATTGGTCAGCTCGAGGCGGGAAACTTAGCTGCGTTTTGTCGGTTATGGTGGTTAGGATGCGGAATGAACACTCGCAACTCGTGCTGTAGCTGCTTCATTTTAGCTCGCCTGTCCTTGTTCTAGTCGTGTGGGTTGAGTTTGTGGGACGCTCTGCGTTGCTTTGTCGGGAATCAAGTCTGGCGTGCTTGATAATCATGTGGATTGTAACCACGTTTACGAAAGAATATTGGGAGATTTTCGTAGCACCAATTGTAAAGGTGCAGTCCTAGTACTGGATCATAACGATTTTCATAGTAATTTAACTGGTTCCCGAACAGGACCATGAAGCACCTGTACTGTAACTTGCAATTGCAAACAACCTCTAAAAAAAAGTTAGGTCTGTTACAAAGATCTCAACTCTCCACGACGTTGCCAACCTGTAACCTTTCTTATTTAAACTACTCCCTCtgacccataatataagaacgtttttgacactaatgtagtgataaaaacgctcttatattacgggacggagggagtaacttccTTTTACATAAAGTTTCTGAAATGGACCTGACAGTGTTTGTTGTATTCAGGAGGAAGACATTGTAGAAGCAATAGAAGATGCTGGGTTTGAAGCAGAAATCCTCCCAGACTCTGCTGTTTCTCAGCCAAAGTCACAGAAGGCTTTGTCAGGCCAATTTAGGATAGGGGGGATGACTTGTGCTGCCTGTGTGAACTCAGTTGAAGGGATCTTAAAGAAGTTGCCAGGTGTAAACAGAGCAGTTGTTGCATTAGCGACCTCATTAGGGGAAGTTGAGTACGATCCAACTGCTATTAGCAAAGATGATATTGTTCAGGCTATCGAGGATGCTGGTTTTGAAGCTGCACTGGTACAAAGTAGTGAGCAAGATAAGGCTTTATTAGGTTTGATAGGATTGCATACAGAGAGAGATGTAAATTTATTGTATGATATCCTGAGAAAAACAGAAGGCCTGCGTCAGTTTGATGTAAATTCTGTACGGGCAGAAGTTGAAATAACATTCGATCCAGAAGTCGTTGGTTTGAGATCGGTTGTGGATATTATTGAGATGGAAAGCAGTGGCAGACTGAAAGCCCATGTACAGAATCCATATGTACGGTCTTCTTCAAATGACGCGCAAGAGGCTTCCAAAATGCTTCACCTCCTTCGCTCCAGCTTATTCCTAAGTGTAAGTTTTTATCCCTGCTATCCTATTTGTTTATGGTTTTCGTTGCATCTCTAGTTCAGTCTACATTTCCCCTGGCAGCTATACCCTTATCCTAGTTGTGACCGTAAATAAATAGCAAGCCCGTCTGATGTGTCAGCTTGATTTGATATAATTGTCACCTTGATTTGATATAATTGTCACTATTGCATACAGTTACTACTATAAAGAGAGAATATAAAGTAAAGTTATCATGAATTGTTGTTGTTTTACTTGCATACTGACTTTCTTTACTGGTTTCCTTGCACCAGATTCCAGTGTTTTTTATGCGCATGGTATGCCCTCACATATCTTTCATTaactcaatcctactcatgcactgCGGACCATTTCGTATAGGAGATTTGCTCAAATGGATGCTGGTGAGCGTAGTACAGTTTGTTGTTGGCAAACGTTTCTACGTAGCAGCTTATAGGGCCCTTAGACATGGTTCTACAAATATGGATGTATTGGTTGTTCTTGGCACAACTGCGACGTATGTATACTCAGTTTGCGCGCTTCTTTATGGGGCATTCACTGGATTTCATCCTCCGATGTATTTTGAGACAAGTGCAATGATAATTACGTTTGTGCTATCGGGGAAGTATCTTGAGGTGCTTGCTAAAGGAAGGACATCAGATGCAATTAAGAAGCTTGTAGAGCTGGTTCCTGCTACAGCTATCTTGCTTCTGAAATACAAAGGTATCTGATTCGTACTTTATGGTACCTTAGCATGCATATACCTAAAATGACTAGCAGTTCAGAAAGCTCATGTCTAAGTGAGATTTACATACAGTCGCCTTCTTTTTATGTTTTTTGTTGGATATTACTCCGTTCCATATTAGTTGtccctcaaacggatgtatctagcactgaaatacgtctagatacatccgttttaGCGACAACTAATATGGAATTGAGGGAGTAGTTCTTAACTGATTGCTTAGGATTGCAGCCTTGCATCCATACTCTTGCATTTTGATTGTAGTTGCACACATCAACTCATAGCACTGTACCTGAATCCAGATGGAAAATATGCTGGAGAGAAGGAAATTGATGCATTGTTGATCCAACCTGGTGATGTCTTAAAAGTGCTTCCTGGTTCAAAGATTCCCGCTGATGGTATTGTCACTTGGGGTACAAGCCATGTTGATGAAAGTATGGTAACTGGTGAATCTGCGTCTATCTGCAAGGAAGTATCTAGTTCAGTAATTGGAGGCACCATGAACCTAAATGGCATCCTTCATATACAAGCGGCGAAAGTAGGATCGGGGACAGTTTTGAGCCAGATAATATCTCTTGTTGAGACTGCCCAGATGTCTAAAGCACCTATTCAGAAGTTCGCTGATTATGTAAGTGCATTTGTCTATTTATGATGTTTCTGAGTTATGAAAATTATCTCTGTTATAATCTTAAATTTGTAAAACATTTTGCTGGTCAATTTCATTACAATTCTGAACTTATGTAGTACAGTACTAGTTAAATGCCATTGACGTAAGCGCTAAGGTTGTATTTTCATTTCCTTATACAAAGTATATTACTCATGTCAGATTTCACATATCAACTGTTTATACCTGGTTGTTTTTTTATCAAGTCATGAATTATTGAAAAGCAGTTTATTTTCTTATTATTACAAAatcctctataaactaatataagttGTTTTAGATCACTAACGTCTTATATTAGTTCAGAGAGGTAGTACATGAAGAAACCAGTGCACTTGAGGATTTACACATATTTTTTAACATGCAGTGGCATTTTGTTTCCTATAATAACCATTACGCTTTGTGAATGTTGATGCTATCTATGTTCTTTTCAGGTGGCCGGCATTTTTGTTCCTATTGTCATCACATTGTCCTTACTGACATTCTGTACATGGTAAGTTTCACGGTTCATGCATCTGTCTGAGGTTGGGTTTGGGGGCGTCAGGCTACTTGTGTCTAAAATTTTCATGCATTATTGACCTTTGTAGGTTTGTATGTGGGACGCTGGGGGCATATCCAAATTCATGGGTTTCAGAAACTAGCAATTGCTTTGTTTTCTCCCTCATGTTCTCCATCTCTGTTGTGGTAATTGCCTGTCCATGTGCTCTTGGTCTGGCGACACCAACTGCTGTTATGGTAGCGACTGGAGTTGGTGCCAATCATGGAGTACTTGTAAAGGGTGGAGATGCACTGGAGAGGGCTCAGAATGTTAACTATATTATATTTGATAAAACTGGGACACTGACACAAGGAAAGGCCACTGTAACAACAACGAAAGTGTTCTCAGGAATGGATGTTGGTGACTTCCTCACATTGGTAGCATCTGCGGAGGTGAGGCAACAGCAAATTCCCAGGGATTTTGCTTATTCGTAGTAGAGTGTAAACATGGTAATCTTACTTTGTTCTTTTCTGTTGATTTAGGCAAGCAGTGAGCATCCACTTGCAAAAGCTATCTTGGATTATGCATTTCATTTCCATTTCTTTGGCAAACTCCCCTCATCAAAAGATGACgttaagaaaagaaaagaagatgcATTCTCTCAATGGCTCTTGGAAGTTGCTGATTTTTCTGCCTTGCCTGGCAAAGG is drawn from Triticum dicoccoides isolate Atlit2015 ecotype Zavitan chromosome 6B, WEW_v2.0, whole genome shotgun sequence and contains these coding sequences:
- the LOC119326460 gene encoding cation-transporting ATPase HMA5-like; its protein translation is MAHLQLTAVAGGRDDDMEEVALLGSYGEAEGPSSRKGEEEEEEAGMRRAQVRVTGMTCSACTGAVEAALSARRGVRSAAVSLLQNRAHVVFDPALAKEEDIVEAIEDAGFEAEILPDSAVSQPKSQKALSGQFRIGGMTCAACVNSVEGILKKLPGVNRAVVALATSLGEVEYDPTAISKDDIVQAIEDAGFEAALVQSSEQDKALLGLIGLHTERDVNLLYDILRKTEGLRQFDVNSVRAEVEITFDPEVVGLRSVVDIIEMESSGRLKAHVQNPYVRSSSNDAQEASKMLHLLRSSLFLSIPVFFMRMVCPHISFINSILLMHCGPFRIGDLLKWMLVSVVQFVVGKRFYVAAYRALRHGSTNMDVLVVLGTTATYVYSVCALLYGAFTGFHPPMYFETSAMIITFVLSGKYLEVLAKGRTSDAIKKLVELVPATAILLLKYKDGKYAGEKEIDALLIQPGDVLKVLPGSKIPADGIVTWGTSHVDESMVTGESASICKEVSSSVIGGTMNLNGILHIQAAKVGSGTVLSQIISLVETAQMSKAPIQKFADYVAGIFVPIVITLSLLTFCTWFVCGTLGAYPNSWVSETSNCFVFSLMFSISVVVIACPCALGLATPTAVMVATGVGANHGVLVKGGDALERAQNVNYIIFDKTGTLTQGKATVTTTKVFSGMDVGDFLTLVASAEASSEHPLAKAILDYAFHFHFFGKLPSSKDDVKKRKEDAFSQWLLEVADFSALPGKGVQCLINGKMILVGNRALISENGVNIPEEAESFLVDMELSAKTGILVAYDGDFIGLMGVTDPLKREAAVVIQGLKKMGIYPVMVTGDNWRTALAVAKEIGIEDVRAEVMPAGKADVIRSFQKDGSVVAMVGDGINDSPALAAADVGMAIGAGTDIAIEAADYVLVRNNLEDVITAIDLSRKTFSRIRWNYFFAMAYNIVAIPVAAGALFPFTGLQMPPWLAGACMAFSSVSVVCSSLLLRRYRKPRLTTVLQITVE